One Ferrimicrobium sp. genomic window, GGCTGAGGTTGGCGATGACGGCTATGGCGAAGATCCCACGGTCGCTGAGCTGGAGCGTCGCGTGGCCGACCTGGTTGGCCTAGAGGCAGGTCTCTTTGTGGCATCTGGCACGATGGGTAATCAGGTGGCGCTGCGAAGCCTTACCCAGCCTGGAGACCCGGTGATCGTCGCGGCCCGGGCTCATCTGCTCCAGTTCGAGGCTGGTGCGTCAGCCAAGAACGCGAGCATTCAACTGCTGTCGGTTGACGACACCCATGGGTACATCGATCCCGATCAGGTCAGTGATTTAGTGCGCCAATATCGGCGGCTGCATAACCCCATTCGGCTGATCGCCATCGAAAACACGCACATGCCAAGTGGGGGCATCCCGGTCGACGCCAACGCGATGGGCGCATTGATGGATGCGGCCGATGGTACCCCAATCTACATCGATGGAGCACGGTTATGGAATGCGGCCACAGCCCTCGAGGTCGAGCCATCGGTCTTGTGCCGCGGTGCTGTCGCGGTGAGCACGTGTCTCTCGAAAGGATTGGCGGCACCGATGGGTTCGGTGTTGACTGGATCAGCGGAGCTGATCGGACGAGCACGTGTCGAGCGTGCCAGACTTGGCGGTCGTCTGCGACAGGCCGGCATCATGGCAGCGGGGGGTATTTTCGCGCTGGCACAGAATCGCGTTCGACTCGCCGACGATCACCGACGCGCTCGGCTGCTTGCTGATTTGATTCGGACTCAACTGCCAGCCTCGGTTGCCGATGTTTCGGAGGTGTTTACCAACATCGTCCTTGTGACCGTCGATGATCCTAGTCATCGCGTCGAGGCGCTAGCCAAGGCCGGCGTGCTCTGTAACGTGTTGCCCGCGGGCCAACTGCGCCTTGTGACCCATGCTGATCTCGATGATGCCGCGATCGAGCTGGCTGCGAGTCGCATCGCGGCGAGTCTATAGCGGTCTGACCTCTCGTGCACCTTTATACCGCGACTCCTGATAGCGCCCTCGCTATCTTTGCTCACCCCGATGACGGTGAGATCTCTTGTGGAGGTACCCTTGCCAAGTGGGCAGCCCAGGGCTGTCATGTGATCCTTGCCGTGGCGACACAAGGGGATAAGGGGGGTGATGGTGGTGATCCCGGGAAGGTCGCTGCGGAGCGCACCCATGAACTGCTTGAGGCGGGCACGCTGCTCGGCGTCAGCGACGTCATTCAACTCGCCTATCTCGATGGCGAACTCGACAACACGGCCGAATTGCGGCGTCGATTGGTCACGCTCATCCGAAGTTTCCGGCCGCAAGTTGTCCTCACCGGAGATCCGACCGCCGTCTTCTTTGGCGATCTCTATTACAACCATCGCGATCATCGCCAACTCGGTTGGGCGGTGCTCGATGCCGCGTTCCCGGCGGCTCGCCAGCGAGGTTATTTTCCTGAGGCTGGGGAGCCGGCCGATGAGCTTGAGGTACTGCTAGCGGCGACGCTGGAGCCGAACGCGGCCGTTGGCATCGATGGATTTGTCGACAAAAAAGTCCTCGCGATGCAGGCGCATCGCGCACAGTTGGCTCGGTACGAGGATGCCCTCGATGCAGCCGTGAGTGAGCGTGCCCGCCAGGCAGCACGTCAAGCTGGCATGGCTGGGCAAGCCGAACTCTTTCGCCTCGTGCAAGGAGGGGCGTGATGCTCGAAATTCGTGGACCTGGCCACCATGAGCGCAGTGAATTGGCCGCGACCGTGGCGAGAGTGTTATCTTCCTTTGACCGGCAGCTCTGGGTAAAGATGGATATTCGGCCTCGTCTGGCCGCTGATATCGTGGGTGTCTTAAGCGAGGGCGTCAGCCAAGTGCTACTTGCCGGAGAAGGTCTCTATGGTGTAGCATCCAGCCACGAGTTGGTGAACGAAGTACCTAGTGATGTGACGGTGATTGAACTGCGAGCTCTTCCTTATCCGCTTGGCCTGTATGGGGCCACGCAGGAGTTGAGTCCCGAGGAGATCGCAGCACTGCAGCGAGAAGGAGTGCTGATCGATGGGGTTTCCTGAAAGTTCGGCAAGAGTACAAAGAACAATGCGGTGGAATTCCGGTGAACTGGTAGATGTTCTTGGAAGGGTGAGAGCGCAGACGGCTACAATGAATAGTGTTACTTCGTATGAAGGTTGGTTGGTAGGAGAGGAGGAGTCATGCCGCTAAACGAAGACGAGCAGCGGATTCTCCAAGAGATTGAAAAGACCTTCTACGAGAACGACCCGGAGTTTGCTGACCGGGTTCGTTCCGAGACCGTCTACAAGCACGCCGGTCGTAACCTCAAATGGGCAACGCTTGGGTTCATCGTGGGTCTCGCCTTTACCATTTTGACCTTCACGATCTCGGTTGTACTTGGCGCCGTTGGCTTTTTGATCATGCTGGGCTCCGCCGTCTATTTCGAGCGCAACCTTCGACGAGTCGGTCGCGCTTCCCTCCAGGACCTCTCCACTGGCCAGTTCAAGCAGGGTGGATTTAAGTCGATGGGCAAGAAGTTCCGGGGGCAGGACCAGTAAGTTGGGCTCGCACCGGCTTGGTCGCGTATCGGTGTTCCATGCGCGAGGATTCGGTGCACAGCTCGCACGCCTTACCGAGATCTTGTACCGAGTTGGGCTAGCCTCCGAATCCATCTTTGCTGGCGTACGGGCTGGGTATGATTGTTTATTTGGGGGCGAAGGTTCATGGAGTTAGCACTCTCGAGCCAAGCCGAGCAGTTTCGGCTACAGTTTCGGGCTTTCCTCGATGATGAACTGCCACGTGACTTTGGTGGCATCGGTACTTTGGCTCCCGAAGCGGTTGATGAGTTCGTCCAGTGGTGGCGTTCGCGCCTGTATGCAGCCGGCTTTCTCGCCCTCTCGTGGCCCAAGGAGTATGGCGGCCAGGGGCTGGGCGTCGAAAGCGAGATCGTGGTCGCCCAGGAGAGCGCTATCCGAGGGGTTCCCACTGGAGGACCCAACGACCATTTCGGCATTCAAATGCTTGGCAATACCCTGTTGGTGCACGGCAGTGAGGCCCAGCGTCGAGAGTTCTTGCCAAAGATCATTGACGGCAGCTATCGGTTTGCCCAGGGCTATTCAGAGCCCAACGCTGGCTCTGATCTTGCGGCGCTCGCATTGGCAGGTCGCGTCGATGGTGATGAGGTTGTCCTTGATGGCCAAAAGATTTGGACCTCCGAAGCGCACCTGGCAAATTGGATGTTTGTCTTGGCTCGCACCGATCCCCAAGCGCCGAAGCATCGCGGGATCTCGTTTGTTCTGGTGCCCTTAGGTGATCCTGTTGCCGGCGAAGCACCGTCGACGAGTCTTGACCAATCTAGTGTTGGCCAGAGGGGTGCTGCTCACACTCCCCCAGGGCATGAATTGACCAACAACGGTGTCGAGGTCCGACCAATTCGAATGATCTCGGGTAAGTCGGAGTTCAACGAAGTGTTCTTTACCGGCTCGCGTGCGAAGCTCTCTGATGTGGTTGGCGGTCTACACCAGGGTTGGCCGGTGGCGATGACGCTGCTGGGCTTCGAGCGGGGAGAGACGGCAGCGACGCTCCCCATTCGCTTTCAGGCGGAGTTGGATCGCCTTCGAGAGATGATCGAGGATCGCGGCAGTTTTTGCGACCCGGATATCGTCGAGCGATTTATGCTCGCTCAAACTCGACTCTTTGCACTGCGGTCAATGGGATATAGCTGGCTCTCGCGTGTGCTCAAAGGGGAACCCCCAGGCGCTGAATCTTCAATTTTCAAGCTGTTTTGGTCGGAGTACCACCAGTTTGTCACCGAGCTAGCCCTCGATGTGCTGGGCGAGGATGCACTCGTGCTAACGGGACGTCCCAGCTCCTCTGCCTTTCGTACCGACGATGTCGGTGCCCCCAACTCGACTCGCTCTTGGGATGAGGTATTCCTCCATGCTCGAGCCGGGACGATCTATGCCGGGACGTCTGAGATTCAGCGGTCGATCATCGGGGAGCGCATTCTTGGGCTTCCACGTGAGCCTCGGTTATGATGATCGAAGCCTTGCGCCAGCTGTGGGCCCTGACGGGTGGATCGCGAGGGCGCCCATACTCCCTGAAGCGCCAGCTCGCTTGGCTGAAGTTTCGGATCGAGACCTATGCGGGCGACGGGGGGAGCATGCGACCCGCGGAGGTTGCCCGCTTTCTCCGGTGGTCGGCGGGGGAGCGTCGTAGCTGGAGGCAGATAGACTGACCGTCATGGGAGGGATTGCCGTCAGCACCATCAATGGGGCATACCGGTATTGGGGTAGCCGTCGTGAGTCGGTTGCACGTCGTCTCCATGTCTATGCCTTTCGGCATCTCTGTCGTATCGATCCCCTGGGGCTGGTGAGGTAAGGCCGTGGCAGGGGTCCT contains:
- a CDS encoding DUF3040 domain-containing protein; translated protein: MPLNEDEQRILQEIEKTFYENDPEFADRVRSETVYKHAGRNLKWATLGFIVGLAFTILTFTISVVLGAVGFLIMLGSAVYFERNLRRVGRASLQDLSTGQFKQGGFKSMGKKFRGQDQ
- a CDS encoding PIG-L family deacetylase, which translates into the protein MHLYTATPDSALAIFAHPDDGEISCGGTLAKWAAQGCHVILAVATQGDKGGDGGDPGKVAAERTHELLEAGTLLGVSDVIQLAYLDGELDNTAELRRRLVTLIRSFRPQVVLTGDPTAVFFGDLYYNHRDHRQLGWAVLDAAFPAARQRGYFPEAGEPADELEVLLAATLEPNAAVGIDGFVDKKVLAMQAHRAQLARYEDALDAAVSERARQAARQAGMAGQAELFRLVQGGA
- a CDS encoding aminotransferase class I/II-fold pyridoxal phosphate-dependent enzyme; amino-acid sequence: MQVIDLRSDTVTKPSAAMRAFMMEAEVGDDGYGEDPTVAELERRVADLVGLEAGLFVASGTMGNQVALRSLTQPGDPVIVAARAHLLQFEAGASAKNASIQLLSVDDTHGYIDPDQVSDLVRQYRRLHNPIRLIAIENTHMPSGGIPVDANAMGALMDAADGTPIYIDGARLWNAATALEVEPSVLCRGAVAVSTCLSKGLAAPMGSVLTGSAELIGRARVERARLGGRLRQAGIMAAGGIFALAQNRVRLADDHRRARLLADLIRTQLPASVADVSEVFTNIVLVTVDDPSHRVEALAKAGVLCNVLPAGQLRLVTHADLDDAAIELAASRIAASL
- a CDS encoding acyl-CoA dehydrogenase family protein; its protein translation is MELALSSQAEQFRLQFRAFLDDELPRDFGGIGTLAPEAVDEFVQWWRSRLYAAGFLALSWPKEYGGQGLGVESEIVVAQESAIRGVPTGGPNDHFGIQMLGNTLLVHGSEAQRREFLPKIIDGSYRFAQGYSEPNAGSDLAALALAGRVDGDEVVLDGQKIWTSEAHLANWMFVLARTDPQAPKHRGISFVLVPLGDPVAGEAPSTSLDQSSVGQRGAAHTPPGHELTNNGVEVRPIRMISGKSEFNEVFFTGSRAKLSDVVGGLHQGWPVAMTLLGFERGETAATLPIRFQAELDRLREMIEDRGSFCDPDIVERFMLAQTRLFALRSMGYSWLSRVLKGEPPGAESSIFKLFWSEYHQFVTELALDVLGEDALVLTGRPSSSAFRTDDVGAPNSTRSWDEVFLHARAGTIYAGTSEIQRSIIGERILGLPREPRL